A window from Acidithiobacillus sp. encodes these proteins:
- a CDS encoding ribulose bisphosphate carboxylase small subunit, protein MSEVQDYKSRLSDPASRKFETLSYLPALTAEQIRQQVAYIVSKGWNPAVEHTEPENAFGNYWYMWKLPMFGETDVDTILKEAEACHKANPHNHVRIVGYDNFKQSQGTSLVVYRGKTV, encoded by the coding sequence ATGAGTGAAGTGCAAGATTATAAATCCCGTCTCTCCGATCCGGCGAGCCGGAAGTTCGAGACACTGTCTTACCTGCCCGCCCTGACCGCGGAGCAGATCCGTCAACAGGTTGCGTACATTGTTTCCAAGGGCTGGAACCCGGCGGTAGAACATACCGAACCGGAAAACGCCTTCGGCAACTATTGGTATATGTGGAAGTTGCCCATGTTCGGCGAAACCGACGTGGACACTATCCTGAAAGAAGCGGAAGCGTGCCATAAGGCGAATCCCCATAACCACGTCCGTATCGTCGGCTATGACAACTTCAAGCAGTCCCAGGGTACCTCCCTGGTAGTCTATCGGGGCAAGACCGTATAA
- a CDS encoding form I ribulose bisphosphate carboxylase large subunit, whose translation MAVKTYNAGVKDYRNTYWEPDYNVKDTDILAVFKITPQAGVDREEAAAAVAAESSTGTWTTVWTDLLTDLDYYKGRAYRIEDVPGDDTCFYAFIAYPIDLFEEGSVVNVFTSLVGNVFGFKAVRALRLEDVRFPIAYVKTCGGPPHGIQVERDIMNKYGRPLLGCTIKPKLGLSAKNYGRACYEGLRGGLDFTKDDENVNSQPFMRWRQRFDFVMEAIQKAEAETGERKGHYLNVTAPTPEEMYKRAEYAKEIGAPIIMHDYITGGFCANTGLANWCRDNGMLLHIHRAMHAVLDRNPHHGIHFRVLTKILRLSGGDHLHSGTVVGKLEGDREATLGWIDIMRDGFIKEDRSRGIFFDQDWGSMPGVMPVASGGIHVWHMPALVTIFGDDSVLQFGGGTLGHPWGNAAGAAANRVALEACVEARNRGVAIEKEGKAVLTEAAKHSPELKIAMETWKEIKFEFDTVDKLDVAHK comes from the coding sequence ATGGCCGTCAAGACCTATAACGCGGGTGTGAAGGATTACCGGAACACCTATTGGGAACCAGATTACAACGTCAAGGATACCGATATCCTTGCGGTCTTCAAAATTACTCCCCAGGCGGGCGTAGATCGTGAGGAAGCCGCTGCTGCGGTTGCCGCCGAATCTTCTACCGGTACCTGGACCACGGTGTGGACCGATCTCCTCACCGATCTCGACTACTACAAGGGTCGTGCGTACAGGATCGAAGACGTTCCTGGCGATGATACCTGTTTCTATGCGTTTATCGCCTACCCCATCGACCTTTTCGAAGAAGGTTCTGTGGTCAACGTCTTCACCTCGCTGGTTGGTAACGTCTTCGGCTTCAAGGCGGTGCGTGCGCTACGCTTGGAAGACGTCCGTTTCCCCATCGCTTACGTCAAAACCTGCGGTGGGCCACCCCACGGGATTCAGGTCGAACGCGACATCATGAACAAGTATGGTCGTCCATTGCTGGGCTGCACCATCAAGCCCAAGCTGGGTTTGTCGGCCAAGAACTATGGTCGCGCCTGCTATGAAGGCTTGCGTGGTGGACTTGACTTCACTAAGGACGACGAGAACGTCAACAGCCAGCCTTTCATGCGCTGGAGGCAGCGTTTCGACTTCGTCATGGAAGCCATCCAGAAGGCCGAGGCTGAGACCGGCGAGCGTAAGGGGCACTACCTGAATGTTACCGCCCCGACTCCGGAGGAAATGTACAAGCGTGCGGAGTACGCCAAGGAAATCGGCGCACCCATCATCATGCACGATTACATTACCGGCGGCTTCTGCGCCAACACGGGTCTGGCCAACTGGTGTCGCGACAATGGCATGCTCCTGCATATTCACCGCGCCATGCATGCGGTGCTCGACCGTAACCCCCATCACGGCATCCACTTCCGTGTGCTGACCAAGATTCTCCGCCTGTCTGGCGGCGATCATCTGCACTCCGGTACGGTGGTAGGCAAGCTCGAAGGCGACCGTGAGGCGACCCTGGGCTGGATCGACATCATGCGGGATGGTTTCATCAAGGAAGATCGCAGCCGCGGTATTTTCTTCGACCAGGACTGGGGCTCCATGCCGGGCGTGATGCCGGTCGCTTCTGGTGGTATCCACGTTTGGCACATGCCGGCGCTGGTCACCATCTTTGGTGATGATTCGGTGTTGCAGTTCGGTGGCGGCACCCTGGGTCACCCCTGGGGCAATGCGGCCGGCGCCGCTGCCAACCGTGTCGCGCTGGAAGCCTGTGTGGAAGCCCGCAACCGTGGTGTGGCTATTGAGAAGGAAGGCAAGGCTGTGCTCACCGAGGCCGCCAAGCATTCTCCCGAACTCAAGATTGCCATGGAAACGTGGAAAGAGATCAAGTTCGAGTTCGATACGGTCGACAAGCTGGACGTTGCCCACAAATAA
- a CDS encoding HlyD family secretion protein: MLFRKSSPNAQNIPVRKSHFPRHVARYILFAIIAVLLFYFFLPPFSNIRVMGIVNGNLTPVSPIFLSRIDQEMVSCDTMVHRGQSLALVSNELLADQYQQNQYNAEKAIALARNGASNGVAEAQAAATAAQYTAHAAIANCSRLASIYTSTIKLAEVEAVSPVAVSAARDQLLQAQSEARAAAATAKQMTLQVTQLQVAEKAEMLSAEQQLKLQLAQKTSVYRRPLVAPVDGELLDCHAHPGEIVAAGEALFKIFQPEKAYVTAFVPPNMVSHLHEHASAYIDIPGVGEMPATITSIQPEITQLPKLLTRYFWEQPQWTQYRLVRITFDNPSPDQRGNLLFGERVHVRIPLESWGKRVMEDF; this comes from the coding sequence GTGCTATTCCGCAAGTCATCTCCTAACGCACAAAACATACCGGTCAGGAAGTCACACTTTCCGAGACATGTAGCGCGCTATATTTTATTCGCAATCATTGCTGTGTTGCTGTTTTATTTTTTCTTGCCACCATTTTCTAATATCCGCGTGATGGGAATCGTCAATGGCAATCTCACTCCAGTTAGCCCTATATTTCTATCTCGCATCGATCAGGAGATGGTGTCCTGCGATACTATGGTGCATCGTGGCCAATCACTGGCTTTGGTAAGCAATGAACTTTTGGCGGACCAATACCAGCAAAACCAGTATAATGCCGAAAAGGCAATCGCCCTTGCTCGTAATGGGGCAAGCAACGGTGTCGCCGAAGCCCAGGCTGCAGCCACAGCAGCACAATATACTGCTCACGCTGCAATAGCGAACTGCTCACGATTGGCTTCGATATATACATCCACCATAAAGTTGGCCGAAGTTGAAGCCGTTAGTCCAGTTGCTGTGTCGGCAGCTCGGGACCAGCTGTTGCAAGCGCAATCTGAGGCGAGAGCTGCAGCAGCCACGGCAAAACAGATGACGTTGCAGGTAACCCAATTGCAAGTAGCAGAAAAAGCCGAAATGCTCTCTGCCGAACAGCAATTAAAATTACAACTTGCTCAAAAGACCAGTGTTTATCGCCGCCCGTTAGTTGCGCCCGTAGATGGGGAATTGCTGGACTGCCATGCTCATCCAGGTGAGATTGTGGCTGCAGGCGAGGCTCTCTTCAAAATATTTCAGCCGGAAAAAGCCTATGTGACGGCCTTCGTCCCACCTAATATGGTGAGCCACCTACATGAGCACGCGAGCGCATATATCGATATTCCTGGTGTCGGCGAAATGCCCGCTACAATCACATCAATCCAACCAGAAATAACCCAACTTCCTAAGCTTCTCACGCGATATTTTTGGGAACAACCACAGTGGACTCAATATCGTTTAGTGCGAATCACATTCGATAATCCCTCTCCAGACCAACGCGGCAATCTGCTATTTGGGGAAAGAGTGCATGTCAGGATTCCACTGGAGTCTTGGGGCAAAAGAGTCATGGAGGATTTCTGA
- a CDS encoding NAD-dependent epimerase/dehydratase family protein yields MRICILGGDGYLGWPTAMHFSARGHKVLAVDNMIKRHWEAVVDVAPLEPTPLLQGRAVHWHGKTGKVIEVVVGDIATDPELLQRICRDYQPDVIIHYAEQPSAPYSMMNQNAAIHTQQNNIIGTLNVMFAMHDHCPQAHLIKLGTMGEYGTPNIDIEEGWIEIGHKGRKDRMLYPKKAHSLYHLSKVADSNNLEFACRVWNLAVTDLNQGVVYGIDTPEMDNDPDLRTSFYYDDIFGTVLNRFVVQAAIGHPLTIYGNGGQTRGYLNIQDTLQCVELAALHPAKAGEFRVFNQFTEQFSIMDIAGKIQKVSGTRDLDVAINHLPNPREEMEQHYYHAIHTGLPELGLKPHMLTDDVIAHMLDRAISAKDNVRRVGLLPRVTWKHGMDDKQIIQASRE; encoded by the coding sequence ATGCGCATCTGTATTCTGGGTGGGGACGGTTATCTAGGATGGCCTACGGCTATGCACTTTTCGGCGCGTGGGCATAAAGTATTAGCTGTTGATAATATGATCAAGCGCCATTGGGAAGCCGTGGTTGATGTAGCTCCCCTGGAGCCCACCCCGCTTCTTCAAGGCCGTGCCGTTCATTGGCATGGGAAAACCGGCAAAGTGATTGAAGTGGTCGTGGGCGATATTGCTACCGACCCGGAATTACTGCAACGCATTTGCCGGGATTATCAGCCGGACGTTATTATTCATTATGCGGAGCAGCCTTCGGCACCTTACTCCATGATGAATCAGAATGCTGCCATACATACTCAGCAGAATAATATCATCGGCACCCTCAATGTGATGTTTGCCATGCATGATCATTGTCCTCAGGCGCACCTTATCAAGCTGGGCACGATGGGTGAATATGGCACCCCGAACATCGACATAGAAGAGGGCTGGATCGAGATCGGGCACAAAGGCCGAAAAGACCGGATGCTTTATCCTAAAAAAGCGCATTCTCTCTACCATTTGTCCAAGGTCGCTGACTCCAATAATTTGGAGTTTGCCTGTCGCGTATGGAATCTCGCGGTAACCGATTTAAATCAAGGTGTTGTCTATGGTATAGATACACCAGAAATGGACAACGATCCAGACCTGCGCACCAGCTTTTACTACGATGACATTTTTGGTACCGTTTTGAATCGTTTCGTCGTGCAAGCTGCTATCGGTCATCCGCTCACTATTTATGGCAATGGTGGTCAAACACGTGGATACCTCAACATTCAGGATACTCTCCAGTGCGTAGAATTAGCCGCCTTACATCCAGCAAAAGCAGGAGAGTTCAGGGTTTTTAATCAGTTTACCGAACAATTCTCCATTATGGATATTGCCGGAAAGATCCAAAAGGTTTCTGGCACACGTGATCTCGATGTAGCCATCAACCATCTACCCAATCCCAGGGAAGAGATGGAACAACACTACTACCATGCGATTCACACAGGACTTCCAGAACTGGGTCTCAAACCCCATATGTTAACCGACGATGTGATCGCGCACATGCTAGATCGTGCCATATCTGCCAAGGATAATGTTCGCCGCGTGGGGCTCTTACCGCGCGTCACTTGGAAGCACGGCATGGATGACAAGCAGATAATACAAGCCTCTCGTGAATAG